Within Eggerthella sp. YY7918, the genomic segment GTTTGCGCCTCGACGCCCTGTGTGGCGTCCACCACAAGCACGGCACCTTCGCATGCGGCCAAAGAGCGGCTTACCTCATAGGTAAAGTCAACGTGACCCGGCGTATCGATGAGGTTGAATTGATACGTCTGGCCGTCGTCGGCAGTGTAGTCCACACGCACAGCCTGGCTTTTGATAGTGATGCCGCGCTCGCGCTCGATATCCATGCTGTCAAGCAGCTGCTCCTGCATATCGCGCTGCGCTACGGTTCCCGTAAGTTCGAGAATACGGTCCGACAGCGTCGACTTGCCGTGGTCGATGTGCGCAATGATGGAAAAATTGCGAATGTGGTTCGGATCAGTGGTCATAATTGCTTTCTTCTATGCGCCGTCTGGGAAAAATGAATGATTTCAACAATTTCCCATGAAATCTTAGGTCAACGTTTGGTATTCTATCGCATTGTGTATCCAGCGATATGGGCGCGCGGTGTTCTCATCGCCAAATCTGCAGACGTGGCTGCTTAACGGATCCGTTGCGCTGGGTGACCGGTTGGTCGTAAGAAACAGAAAATCCCGCCTGTTTCTTTATGCATCGTTCACTTTCTACCTGAGTAGAAGGCGGATTCCTTCGGGGGATCCTCGGCGAAGCGATCGGACACCTGCAAGGCGAATGTGCACAGGGCACTCGTAACGTTGGATACCGCAGTATTCGATTAGTTTCGCAAACAACACAGGATTCATTGGAGGAACAAAACCTATGGCGAACATCAAAAGCCAGAAGAAGCGCATCATCACGAACGAAAAGTCCCGCATGCGCAATCGCGCTGTCAAGTCCGAGATCAAGACGGCAACCCGTCACGTCAAAGACGCGGTAGCCGCCGGCAATGGCGCCGAGGCCTACGCCGCCGCTCTTGCCACCTGCCGCCTGTTGGACAAGGCCGCCTCGAAGGGCGTCATCCATAAGAACCAGGCTGCAAACCGCAAAAGTGGTATTATGGCTCTGGCCAACACGGTCGTGACCGATGCCGATCGCGCCGCCTATGTGAAGCCGGAGAAGAAGGAACAGAAGACCGGTTCCAAGAAGGCCGAGCGCAAGGCTGCTCGCAAGGCCGAAATGGAAGCCGCTTCCAAGGAAAAGGCCAAGCGTCGCGAGAAGCAGCAGAAGGAAGAAGCCGCTGCCGCCAAGCGTAAGGCAAAGGAAGCCGAAGAGGCTGAAAAGGCCGCTGCCGAAGCTGCTGAAGCCGAGCCTGCTGCCGAGGAAGCCGCTGAATAAGTTTGATGCACGAGGATTGCTTCGCGATCCATTCGCATATCAAGAGCAAAGAAGCCCCCGCGATCGGGGGCTTCTTTGCGTTGTGCATGCTGGCATACGGAAGCTTTAGGCTCGTCTATGAAACTCGGCGCTTTGCAGTCACGGTAAGCACCCAGTCAAGGAAGGCGTCGTCGGGATTTGTCCCGCTTTTCATGGCGCGTTCGGTGTCGCGTGCCGAGATAAGGGCGTCACGCAGTTCCTTTTCGGAAAACCCGCGCGCCCACATGCCGTAGTTCTTA encodes:
- the rpsT gene encoding 30S ribosomal protein S20 — its product is MANIKSQKKRIITNEKSRMRNRAVKSEIKTATRHVKDAVAAGNGAEAYAAALATCRLLDKAASKGVIHKNQAANRKSGIMALANTVVTDADRAAYVKPEKKEQKTGSKKAERKAARKAEMEAASKEKAKRREKQQKEEAAAAKRKAKEAEEAEKAAAEAAEAEPAAEEAAE